AAAAAATTAACGTTCATACCAACGTTTATCGATTCACGAATCACTTCTTTGGCCTACTTCAAAAATGCCGCATGATAGGCAATATGCTCACCAATAAAACTGGAGATGAAGTAATAGCTATGGTCATAGCCTTTGTGGAAGCGCACATCGACCGGTTGATTTGCCGCACGACAGGTTTCGATAAAATCTTCGGTACGCAATTGTGTCGGCAAAAACTCATCTTCCAATCCCTGATCAATGCGCATACCTTGCACTTTATAGCCTTGTTGAATGAGCGAGTTAGCATCATATTGCTGCCATTTTTCGCGATCTTTTCCTAAATAGGCAGAAAAGGCTTTTTCCCCCCAAGGCACGAGGCTTGGCGACAAAATAGGCGAAAAGGCAGAAACACTTTGATAACGCTCTCGGTTTCGCAATGCCAATACCAATGCGCCGTGTCCGCCCATTGAATGCCCCATAATGGAACGTTTGCCGTTGGTAGGGAAATTTTCCTCAATCAGACTAGGCAACTCATTCAAAATATAATCATACATTTGATAATTCGTCGCCCAAGGCTGCTCGGTCGCATTCAAATAAAAGCCCGCCCCCTGCCCCAAATCGTAAGCATCATCGTTCGGCACTTGCTCTCCGCGAGGGCTGGTATCAGGCGCAACCACAATCACTTGATGTTCTGCTGCATAACGCTGAAAGCCCGATTTGGTAATGAAATTTTGTTCCGTACAAGTTAAGCCAGAAAGCCAATAAATCACACCAAGCGGTCGATTTTCCGGATTATTTGGCAAATAGACGGCAAATTTCATTTCGCATTGAAGCGTTTGGGCATCATGTGCCCAAACTTGCTGCAAACCGCCAAAAATTTGATGTTGTTCAATCAGTTTCATCGCGTACCTTAGTAATGAATAACAGCGCGGATCGA
This genomic interval from Neisseria sp. Marseille-Q5346 contains the following:
- the fghA gene encoding S-formylglutathione hydrolase — protein: MKLIEQHQIFGGLQQVWAHDAQTLQCEMKFAVYLPNNPENRPLGVIYWLSGLTCTEQNFITKSGFQRYAAEHQVIVVAPDTSPRGEQVPNDDAYDLGQGAGFYLNATEQPWATNYQMYDYILNELPSLIEENFPTNGKRSIMGHSMGGHGALVLALRNRERYQSVSAFSPILSPSLVPWGEKAFSAYLGKDREKWQQYDANSLIQQGYKVQGMRIDQGLEDEFLPTQLRTEDFIETCRAANQPVDVRFHKGYDHSYYFISSFIGEHIAYHAAFLK